A single window of Crassostrea angulata isolate pt1a10 chromosome 8, ASM2561291v2, whole genome shotgun sequence DNA harbors:
- the LOC128157682 gene encoding actin nucleation-promoting factor WASL-like isoform X2: MSGSKQRQKNAPSLLLRDDENESLFALLGRGCMTLATGVIQLYLAEAPMRQRWGKRVTGIACFIKDNPKRSYFIRVYDLKSRQCVWEQEIYNQFRYKSPRDYFHTFEAETAQAGLNFASEDEAAKFKTSVEQKLLERHKRRMEKRNQQKSQNIPSTQARQAQVNIAPEQPTPAAQPISSINISTGSNTVKESKKNKKDKKKKLTKEDIGTPSNFRHVNHVGWDPEKGFEMEKLDDDMKNLFYSVGISDNDQVDKETIDFIYDFVEKNGGIEQVKKEMMIRPPPPPPPSAQPPPPPSSQQHRPPPGPPSMPPRGPPPPPARQQAPPPTRPMKTSMGAPPPPQRERQLPPTPPFKGPSSPPPPPVGVPNAPPPPPAPAPPPPPPAPGAPPPPPMGGGAGRGALLESIRDGTSLKKSTPNESRSSGGDARDNLLNAIKQGKNLKHVEHQADSRPAVVEEQGGIVGALAKALASRSAQIQGSDNDSDESDIDDDDDEWDD, encoded by the exons ATGTCTGGATCGAAGCAGAGACAGAAGAACGCCCCTTCGCTGCTTTTAAGAGATGATGAGAATGAGTCTCTGTTTGCTCTGCTAGGCAGAGGATGCATG ACCCTGGCTACAGGTGTAATACAGTTATACCTGGCTGAGGCTCCCATGAGACAGCGATGGGGTAAGAGGGTGACCGGGATTGCATGCTTCATCAAGGACAACCCCAAAAGGTCATACTTCATCCGCGTCTATGACCTTAAG tcaagaCAGTGTGTATGGGAACAGGAGATTTACAACCAGTTTCGATACAAGTCACCTCGAGACTATTTCCATACTTTTGAAGCTGAG ACTGCCCAAGCGGGATTGAATTTTGCCAGTGAAGATGAGGCTGCCAAGTTCAAGACCAGCGTGGAGCAGAAGTTACTGGAGAGACACAAGAGACGTATGG AGAAGAGGAACCAACAGAAGTCGCAGAACATTCCGAGCACCCAGGCTAGGCAGGCCCAGGTCAACATTGCTCCTG AGCAACCTACTCCAGCTGCTCAGCCAATCAGCAGTATCAACATTTCGACCGGAAGTAACACCGTGAAGgaatcaaagaaaaacaagaaagaCAAGAAGAAGAAACTGACCAAGGAGGACATCGGGACTCCCTCCAACTTCCGTCACGTCAATCATGTGGGCTGGGATCCAGAAAAAGGATTTGAG ATGGAGAAACTAGATGATGACATGAAGAATCTGTTCTACTCTGTCGGAATCAGTGACAACGATCAGGTGGACAAGGAAACCATCGACTTTATCTACGATTTTGTGGAGAAGAATGGCGGGATTGAACAAGTGAAGAAAGAAATGATGATCCGgcctccccctcccccaccgCCCTCAG ctcaACCTCCACCGCCCCCATCAAGCCAACAACACAGGCCACCCCCTGGGCCCCCATCTATGCCCCCTAGGGGCCCACCCCCACCTCCTGCTAGACAACAGGCTCCCCCACCAACGAGGCCCATGAAGACCAGTATGGGGGCTCCCCCTCCCCCTCAGAGGGAGAGACAGCTCCCTCCCACCCCACCATTCAAAGGTCCTTCTAGCCCCCCACCACCTCCAGTGGGTGTCCCTAATGCACCACCCCCACCCCCGGCCCCAGCACCCCCTCCTCCTCCCCCTGCCCCGGGGGCTCCACCTCCACCCCCCATGGGAGGAGGGGCCGGTAGGGGAGCTCTGTTGGAGTCCATTAGGGATGGGACCAGTCTGAAGAAGAGCACTCCCAATGAGAGCAGAAGTTCCGGGGGAGACGCCAGAGACAACCTGTTGAATGCCATCAAGCAGGGGAAGAATCTGAAACAT gTTGAGCACCAGGCCGATTCTCGCCCAGCAGTGGTGGAGGAACAAGGGGGAATTGTGGGAGCTCTGGCCAAGGCCTTGGCTAGTCGCAGCGCCCAGATCCAGGGCTCGG ACAACGATTCTGATGAATCGGACAtcgacgatgatgatgatgaatgGGACGATTAA
- the LOC128157682 gene encoding actin nucleation-promoting factor WASL-like isoform X1 → MSGSKQRQKNAPSLLLRDDENESLFALLGRGCMTLATGVIQLYLAEAPMRQRWGKRVTGIACFIKDNPKRSYFIRVYDLKSRQCVWEQEIYNQFRYKSPRDYFHTFEAETAQAGLNFASEDEAAKFKTSVEQKLLERHKRRMEKRNQQKSQNIPSTQARQAQVNIAPVEQPTPAAQPISSINISTGSNTVKESKKNKKDKKKKLTKEDIGTPSNFRHVNHVGWDPEKGFEMEKLDDDMKNLFYSVGISDNDQVDKETIDFIYDFVEKNGGIEQVKKEMMIRPPPPPPPSAQPPPPPSSQQHRPPPGPPSMPPRGPPPPPARQQAPPPTRPMKTSMGAPPPPQRERQLPPTPPFKGPSSPPPPPVGVPNAPPPPPAPAPPPPPPAPGAPPPPPMGGGAGRGALLESIRDGTSLKKSTPNESRSSGGDARDNLLNAIKQGKNLKHVEHQADSRPAVVEEQGGIVGALAKALASRSAQIQGSDNDSDESDIDDDDDEWDD, encoded by the exons ATGTCTGGATCGAAGCAGAGACAGAAGAACGCCCCTTCGCTGCTTTTAAGAGATGATGAGAATGAGTCTCTGTTTGCTCTGCTAGGCAGAGGATGCATG ACCCTGGCTACAGGTGTAATACAGTTATACCTGGCTGAGGCTCCCATGAGACAGCGATGGGGTAAGAGGGTGACCGGGATTGCATGCTTCATCAAGGACAACCCCAAAAGGTCATACTTCATCCGCGTCTATGACCTTAAG tcaagaCAGTGTGTATGGGAACAGGAGATTTACAACCAGTTTCGATACAAGTCACCTCGAGACTATTTCCATACTTTTGAAGCTGAG ACTGCCCAAGCGGGATTGAATTTTGCCAGTGAAGATGAGGCTGCCAAGTTCAAGACCAGCGTGGAGCAGAAGTTACTGGAGAGACACAAGAGACGTATGG AGAAGAGGAACCAACAGAAGTCGCAGAACATTCCGAGCACCCAGGCTAGGCAGGCCCAGGTCAACATTGCTCCTG TAGAGCAACCTACTCCAGCTGCTCAGCCAATCAGCAGTATCAACATTTCGACCGGAAGTAACACCGTGAAGgaatcaaagaaaaacaagaaagaCAAGAAGAAGAAACTGACCAAGGAGGACATCGGGACTCCCTCCAACTTCCGTCACGTCAATCATGTGGGCTGGGATCCAGAAAAAGGATTTGAG ATGGAGAAACTAGATGATGACATGAAGAATCTGTTCTACTCTGTCGGAATCAGTGACAACGATCAGGTGGACAAGGAAACCATCGACTTTATCTACGATTTTGTGGAGAAGAATGGCGGGATTGAACAAGTGAAGAAAGAAATGATGATCCGgcctccccctcccccaccgCCCTCAG ctcaACCTCCACCGCCCCCATCAAGCCAACAACACAGGCCACCCCCTGGGCCCCCATCTATGCCCCCTAGGGGCCCACCCCCACCTCCTGCTAGACAACAGGCTCCCCCACCAACGAGGCCCATGAAGACCAGTATGGGGGCTCCCCCTCCCCCTCAGAGGGAGAGACAGCTCCCTCCCACCCCACCATTCAAAGGTCCTTCTAGCCCCCCACCACCTCCAGTGGGTGTCCCTAATGCACCACCCCCACCCCCGGCCCCAGCACCCCCTCCTCCTCCCCCTGCCCCGGGGGCTCCACCTCCACCCCCCATGGGAGGAGGGGCCGGTAGGGGAGCTCTGTTGGAGTCCATTAGGGATGGGACCAGTCTGAAGAAGAGCACTCCCAATGAGAGCAGAAGTTCCGGGGGAGACGCCAGAGACAACCTGTTGAATGCCATCAAGCAGGGGAAGAATCTGAAACAT gTTGAGCACCAGGCCGATTCTCGCCCAGCAGTGGTGGAGGAACAAGGGGGAATTGTGGGAGCTCTGGCCAAGGCCTTGGCTAGTCGCAGCGCCCAGATCCAGGGCTCGG ACAACGATTCTGATGAATCGGACAtcgacgatgatgatgatgaatgGGACGATTAA